The genomic window GCTTTCCGCCGACACTTCTTGGCCGTTTTCCCCCTGCAGGCTCGAGGTGAAGAAGTATTTGAGCTCGACGGTCCCTTGCGGGGTGTGCACGTACTTGTTGGCCGTGGCGCGGCTGACGGTGGACTCATGCATGCCGATGTCCATGGCCACGTCTTTGAGGACCAACGGCTTCAGGTGCGAGACGCCCTTGTCAAAGAACTCGGACTGGAAGCGGACGATGCTCTGGGTCACCAGGTACAGCGTCCGCTGCCGTTGCTGGATGCTCTTGATGAGCCACGCGGCGGCGCGCATCTTTTCCTGGATGTAGCGTTTGGCATCGCCGGTGCCGGTCTCGGACAGGACCTGGCGATAGAAGTTGCTCACCCGCAAGCGGGGCAAGCCGTCGTCGTTCAAGATCACCACCAGCTCATCCCCGACCTTCTGCACGAACACATCGGGGGTGATGTAGCGGATGTCGCCCTCCCCGAAGTCGCGGCCCGGTTTGGGTTCGAGCGTGGCGATGTAGGTGGCCGCCGCCACCACCTCCTCCATCGGCGCCCCCAGTTCCTTCGAGATCTTGTCGTAGCGCTTGCTTTCGAGCAGCCCCAGGTGGTCGCGCACGATCGCCGACGCCAGCGAGTCCTCCTTGCCCTGCGCGCGGATTTGCAGCAGCAGACACTCGCTGAGGTTGCGCGCGCCGACGCCGGGCGGATCGAGATCTTGGATGCGCTTGAGCGTGCGCTCCACCAGATCGAAGTCCTGGCCACTTT from Candidatus Binatia bacterium includes these protein-coding regions:
- the rpoN gene encoding RNA polymerase factor sigma-54 → MALETKLYQRLSQQLVMTPQLRQAIKILQVGRAELEILIDEAMSENPVIEEGIEQVEEERPRTEEPLESSPDSGEEWQEVHEQRETTTEIEPNERMGEIDWKEYLENYRNDWHGSSTTAADYDDEKRNTLENTLVRATSLQEHLVWQLRMTGIPPLEESVAVLILGNMDKEGYLRTDIENIAFESGQDFDLVERTLKRIQDLDPPGVGARNLSECLLLQIRAQGKEDSLASAIVRDHLGLLESKRYDKISKELGAPMEEVVAAATYIATLEPKPGRDFGEGDIRYITPDVFVQKVGDELVVILNDDGLPRLRVSNFYRQVLSETGTGDAKRYIQEKMRAAAWLIKSIQQRQRTLYLVTQSIVRFQSEFFDKGVSHLKPLVLKDVAMDIGMHESTVSRATANKYVHTPQGTVELKYFFTSSLQGENGQEVSAESVKDRIREIIEAEDHQHPYSDQHIAKMLSTEHVGIARRTVAKYRGIMGVLPSSKRRQAF